The region aatgttaaaaataatataaaatacacaTATTCAAAACTACAATTAATCCGATAAAATACAATACACACATTCAAAACTCAAATTCTTATCACAATTAATCTGATCTTTATCATTTTTAAGAATATAATGTATTTTCGTATGTTCGACCATAACCCAACATCAGTTGAAGACTCTATAACGAAACTAGGAAACAATTTTTTTTGGTTAAGTTTATGATTTGTATTAAAATTGCGTAGTTTAGAGCCGAAACGACATAGTATTAaaagttctatatatatatatatatatatatatatatatatatatatatatatatatatatatatatatatatatatatatatatatatatatatatatatatatatatatatatatatataagcacttaatggatatTTTACTATAAAAAGACCAATTTTTGAGTAGACACACATACTCAAAAAAACAAATGTAAAGGTGTTTGTGTTGATTTAAGGTCTTTTAACCATTTTTAAAGGCTATAATGTTAGAACTTTTAATTTGAAAGTTTGttataaactgattttttttttatatatttctttTGGTTTTATTATACTGTTAATACAGTTgatgtatgttgtggttgaaatatCATTGTAAATAAATCAAATACATATTATGTGGatgtatattatttaattaagtatGTTATATATGATTGTTTGGTTTGTATTACTCTAAAGAATAATTGATTCAAAGTCATAGATATGTGATATTTTCCTTGTAAGTCTCTTTTGAatataaattgtttattttatcatGTTATATTAATCCTGCACGTTATATTAATCCTGCACATGATGCACATGTGACGGTTGTTTAGAGTACAAGCCTACAACCACAGATGTATTAAATGAGGAGTTATGAGAATATTAAACTGTAGTAAAGTAGTGGTGTGAAATGGAGCAAGTGTTATAATTAGGGGCGGGCATAGGTGATTTTCCATGGAGAGTTGACAAATTATGAGCAAGTTTGGATGTATGTGTTGTGTTTTCAAATACCTGTAAtaaattaatatgtatatatgcgTGTATAAGACACAGGTTATTTCATGATCGATGGTTAGTAGTTGCAAGTGTTAAGCACACTGCACACTAACTACACACTAGAGAATGTTGATTTTTTTATGATCGATGTGAAAGTTGATTTGATAACATTTTCCTGAAAGTGAAAGCGTTGTTGAATACGAATTGAAGCATCTGATAAATAAAAGAATGAAATTTTTGAAAAGTTGGCAAAATGTGTCGAAGATGGCCCTAATTAAATTGCAAGCATTTTACAGATAGATAATGTAGTAGTTTGAGAAGACAAAAAGGTCGTTAAGAGAAAAAGAAAGCTCTGAATGAAATACTACAAAACATAAAAGGAATTAAGGGATGATACActtccagagagagagagagagagagatgataaGAGCAACATAacatgtgagagagagagagagaggatgcgATTGCTATCTTGAACTATATTTACTCTGAGAAAGAAAGTGAAAGTAGCAAGGGTGGGGTCATGCATGCCTCTTTCTTTGTACACCGACTGGTAATTGGTTATGAAAAACAAAGAGAAAATTGTAGAGCAGCAATCCAAGTCCTTCAAGTATGTATGATTGTGACGTTGGGCCCTTTTGCACTTTTGTCTGCTGGGTTGTTGAAAGAAGAAGCAAGACTTTCAGTTTCAAGACCAAGACCAAGAGCTTGTAGAGTTGACCTAATAGAACAAACATCACAAAAGGACAAATCCACTAACTATTAAactaaattatttgtatatttactaattggaattttgatttaaaaaaggTAGGTAGGTAGGTAGGTGTAGGTACCTAGGCAAGGAGGATTTGATATTAGGTTGACTGGCATATGCAGCAAGGGGACCTCGTAGGCTACCATACTTGTTCAGAGCACCCTCAAGCTGTGGTGAAGGCAACTGCAATAATAATCAACAAGTCAACAATCATATTTAACTTAATATAAACCAAATACAAAATGTGAAAGTGAAAGCGAACAAGGGGGGGAATAGATACATACTTGTAATAATACACGAAAAGAATGTGGCTGTGTTTGTGAAATGCATTTCAGAAATCCGACCCACAATTTCGGCATCCTCCATACCTGTACACAACCACAACCATTTATTCCATCTTAtttcctctatatatatatatatatatatatatatatatatatatatatatatatatatatatatatatatatatatatatatatatatatatatatatatatatattttatgatgATACAATTACAAACACAAGTAGCTCACCTGTTTACTTACGAGTTTGGAAAGTAGCTCCATAACAAAGTCAACCTGGACCATGAATATTATGAAACCAAACCAAACCACAAGTTACAAACCGATAAACAAAGTCAACCAAGTTAAGATTAAGATTAAGATTAAGATTAAGATGATGGGATGGGATACCAATTTGGGAAAAGCATCCATGGCCTGGATTACTGTCCTCATGAACAGAAGAGGTAAAGGTGTTTGATCAACCTAAAGATCAACTTTAGTAAGTATTCTCAACACATGACATGACatgaaataattaaaaattaagtTTCTTGTAAGTTGaaaacagaaataacaccatTTGGTTCAATGCTTTTGCTAGGACTTGCTGTGTGAAAACAGTACGCTGCTCAAAACAAGCTGAACAAGCATCCATTATCTGCAAAAAGTTTGAAAATTGGCTCATGGATTTTGacaactgatatatatatatatatatatatatatatatatatatatatatatatatatatatatatatatatatatatataatgaatgaATATGAGATATGATGAGCATGCCTTTTTTAGTGGAACACCATCCTTCTCAGGGCTAATGTCATGGATTGCCACCAATACTTCTGCTGGTGTCAGTGCGGGCCCCATATGAGCTGAACCCTGCTCACACCACCAACAAAATTTTTAGGTAAAACTACTTTctattctattattattattatcttcaGTTATAATTAATGTGGAACCACAATAAAATTGAAACCTGCAGTATGTGGGCCAGTGCTGTCTGAAACTTGTCCAATGGAAGCTGAACGAGTCGTGGGAAAACAGGCAAAACCTCATTCTTGGTAAATGAAGACAATATTGGAATAAGTATTGCAGCATCCTGCAAGACAGAAATACCATCCACTCCATGTAAACACAATATTCCAAAAAACATCatcacatttatattttttttttttttaaaaaaaaagcagTGTCACCTTAAGTTTAGTTTTGTATAAACGCTTGACAGTTTCAATTAAATCGGCCGAAGGAGTCGTCCCTTCACATAGAACATGAAGCACCTTGTACAACACACACCATAAAATTATATCAACACAACAAAAGTACAAAACAAAAGCTTTAAAGATTAATTAAACACACCTGTGTCAGGAGGTTTTCACTTCCTTGAGGTGGATCAGATATTATTGAGAGTAAATCAGAATATGATGGGCCTAAAGCCCGGATAAGTATAGGAACATGACGATGAACAGCCTGTGCATTATATCAGAAAGAAAGTGAAACACAATGAATCAAAACATCTGTTTATCACAAAATttcaacaagaaaaaaaaaatcccacCTGCTTAACTGCCTTAGGAGCATGATCATATTTGTCAAATACAAGTTGAAGAAGACTAGGTTTCTGCAAAAATCAGCATTAGTATTAATTAGTATGTAACAAACAGAAACAATACAACAAAACACAAGCAAAGAAAGCAAACCTTGGTGCATAAAGCAAAAAACAGAGAAAGGTGTTGTTGAGCTTGTGCAGGCGACATTGACTCGCTTTCAGAAGTTCCTGGCTCTGAAATTTGAGACCCACTAACTGATGTTTCTTGATTTCCCATCTGAAACTGGATCAAGTTTTTCATTTCAAATCAatacatatacaccattacattACAAGAGTTGATGATTAAACATAGCAGTAGCACACCTGCCCTTCAGGTCTTTGTTCATTGGCCCCACAAACTGACAGCTCAGCACCAGCACCTGATACTGGTCTGTTAACAGCCGAGAGCAATTTGTTTGTGGCAAAATCCTCAATTTTCTCCGAGATGAAACTAATTACATAAAGTTTGTTTGCCACCTGACAACAGATACAACAAACAAAAAACTCAATCATCAAGTAGTTGTGACTTTgtgcatcaaaaaaaaaaaaaagtaccaAGTTTTACCAGTCGTATAGCTTTTGCACGGATGTCATCTTTAGGATGAACAGCACACTGCATTTCAAGATGCATCAAAGTGAGGAGAAAtgcatttatttcaaaaattaaaaaacttatagaaaaaaaaattaaccttCAAGGCAATATCCAAAAAGGCCTGACGCTCGTGAGGACGCCCTAAAATCAAGCTCCATAAAGAACCAAGACCTTGAGTGACACGATCACCATCACGAATATCTTTTCCACAGTTATTATCTGAGCAGCATATCTCATCAAGAAGCTCAAATGCAGACTCAGGCAAAAAAGGAGCTTCACTAAAAAGTCTGCTCAACGACTTATCACTTGCTGGTAAGGCATCCAGCAGACATTTAGCCTACAAAAATATAGTGCTCGATAAGTCGATCtcaatacatttttttttttttttgaaaaaaagtttTATGTGGATCAATTAAATAGCAACTTCTTACCACTCCCAGAAGGAACTTGTCATATACAACGGCCCCTGAAGAGTCTTGGGCTGAATCTGACACCCTGACAGCATGGAGGTGGTATAGCACATGCATTACAAGCTCATGCCCCTGGTTAAGGAGTGCAATCATGAAAATGTGTATTAAAACACAAAAAAGGTTTGACattaattatataatatgatattttgaaaagaatatatatatatatatatatatatatatatatatatatatataccttctgATGCTGGTAGTCTGAGACAATATGCTTTTGCATCATTAAAATTACATCATCATCAGCATCAACCTGCAGACAGCACAACAACAAATGCAGAAATTATCTACTGCTGCCTCAAGAAAACATTGCTTATTTTGATGCAAATTTCAAAGATTGGTACAAGGCTTTTAGTATTGCCATCTTTCCATATTCACTCTTTGTATTGAAAGAAATTTGGTCAAAGATACTGATTTAGATAACAAGAAAGATATGCATTCTGCCTTTGATGTTCCCAACATGTCACAAATGCAGTTTCACATTAtaatatgttttctctatcagcAGATTGAGAATTTAACAAGTTTcacattataaaatataatagatgGTTCTTGTACATCCTTCACTTACAATCTGTGTTCCCCCAGAACTGTCAGGTTTCCACTTAAATCAGTAATGCACAGTACCAGTCATTTAAGCATTTTTATTtacaggttatatatatatatatatatatatatatatatatatatatatatatatatatatatatattaaaaagaaaaatgacCCCCACGCCCCTATCATTATAATACTTGTTATCTCTTTCTGTTCAGTTGGCAAATGAACACAAATCTGCAAGTGTCCCACAAAATTCTTTGTTCGGCTAACTATGACCTTATACATGTTCTTCTCATCTTTTCCTAAAAAATAAGCAGCAGAAGCATCAAGTACAATATTTCTCTGTCAACTATAAGCCCCTGTTCACAACCAACCTGATAACTTGCTATTTCCAGTTTACAAACTACTTGGGAAAAATATTTGAATAACGTAATGTGTAAGGCCAAGTTATTTAGCTAATACATTCAGTTTTTTAGAAATGTTTTTGATGTTTGACCTTATTACTTGTAAGTTAAAGTAATGGATGTTGTTTATATAAGCTCCCGTGATAAGAATATATCAGATAAGAATGATTTGAGCATGACACACCATAACATGAACCGCATTACACACGAAAAAAtcaattatattattatattaccTCACATATAAAACGTGTCATGGATTCTTTTACAAAATTATCATTATCATACATTATAAATAAAGATCCGGTACTCATATGTAATAATAAGTAAAAGAAAGTTAGAAACAATAAGAATATCTCCCCAAAGGAGAAAAAAGAAAAGCAGTTAAACTGGAGAAATGTTAACCAATCAAAAGAGGAGTCTACCCCCACCTGAGCAACCAGTCGAGAAAGCAATGCCATGCGTGTCTGCATAAACTCTGCTCCTCTTAACTGCTTATAAGAGTCTATAATCCTTTTGATTGCCATTTTCCTTGCATCTCTTTGCTGTTCTTCAGTCAATTCCACATAAGATGGAACCGCAGGTAAATCAACAGATGTTTCCTCCATGACAGGTGTCTCCACTCTGCCTGGTGGTGAGAGCTGATCATCATCCATGAATGAAGATGATGGCAGGTGGCCTTCATCTGTCATTGTAATAATATCCGTTGACTTTTGTTCATGTGAGTCAACAGAAGAAATTGCTACATCTGAAACAATATTCAATTTCACATCAGGACCAACTTGTTCATTGGGAACCTGTTCCTTAAAAGATGATTGATTTTCTGGGGTATGAAACTTGGTTTCTATTTTGGGTATAAGAATTTCTGATTTATCTTCAACAGGTGGAGTAGGTTGTGGTTGTCTAAACAGAAGAGAGGCATCAAAATCAGACTCTGGTAGACCAGATTGTGCAGCATCTTCCACAATATGATCTGATGGGGTTCCAACAACACGCCTTGGGTCATGGCGACGAGGATCCTGTAAACAGCATGCATGTTCAACTTTTAACTCAATAAAAATAATGATATGATATGACAAAACTTAAACTCACCCTTCGTGAATCACGTTTAGGATCTGATTGCAGAAGAGTATTGGAAGTGGGTGTAGGAGACAACGGGGCGGCACTAGGGCGGGGTACTAGCTGGCTGCTAAGTCTGGTTAATGGGGGAGGGCTTTTTGGTAAATGTTTCATGTTTGTAACAACAATGTCTGCTAGAAGATCAGGATGTATCTGGGATATAAGGATTTCAAGAGATTCAGCACCTCTTTCTCCTTCAGCTAGTAAAGCACCAATCATGGCAATCATTTGTTCAACAGGGCTGAGACCGTTATCTAATGGTGGCATCTTGGCTGATACACCATTTACTGAGTGGTCATCACTACCATTAGAACAAGCATAACGACTCCTTTTTGAAGATGAATCACTATGTTCTTGATCCATAGGAGTTGACCGTTTCCTTGCCATGTCACCACCTGACATAAGCATATGGCTTGATGGTTGTTGCTCATCCTGAAGAAGATAGAATAAATAAATAagcacaaaacaaaaattaaaccaATGAGTCAAAGAGACAGATGTACCTTGTTTGCCCGAGCATCACGGGCGCTATTTCTGAGCATTTTATCAACCTGACGCATCACCTGGTCAGCCGCATCACCAGCATTCATTGCCCGCAAAATCTTGAGCAACTTGTCTCTCGACTGATTTCAGATTTAAACCAATGAGTCGTCAGCACTACCCAATACAagtattatagtataagaaaaaGAAATATTTATAATTACCTCCATGATAACAGGGTGTGTGCACCTCAAGAATCCCAAGTAAGCAGTTCGTAAAGAATACTGTATGCTGGCATTATGGGCTCCTTTTGCTATGAAATTACCATCAAAATCAACGAGTGCAGAAACAACAGAGCTATAGTGAACCGGCCTCCTCCGAGCTATGATAGCAAgactgaaaaacaaaaaagatttTGAGGTTCAACATAAAATTAGATGGCAAGGATACATCAAGCCAAATATTGGTCAAAACTGTATTAAATAAAATCCAATTACTTATGGAGTGCCATAAATTCAACAAATACAAAAATGTTCACCCAACATATCTAGTTCCACTTGTACAAGTTTTCAGGATGTATAATAATAGCACATTGCCAAGCCCTACAAAATACTTGCACCATACAACAACCAGAAAACAGATAGTAGTTTTAGTTTATATTGCAGAAACTTCTGTTCAACCTTCATTTTTAGGACACTAACTTTCATTATTACAGGATTCAGACACAAATAAACACAGCTCAAGGACAACTATATGGTATATTGTGCATAAAAGGTGTTCATAAATTGAATCATTTTTGTATGCATCAAAAATTATGGAACAGCTGCATTGACAGTCCCCAAAGATCATAAACACCGAGCTTCCGTGGAAAATGTAATAGATTTTTGTCGATTAATATTCTTGGACCTGAATGATATAACTCCTTTTGTCAACAATGTTACCACTGGAAAAATGAACCACATTGTTGTATGGATGTGCAGTTTCTCAAAAAATGAAATGATGAAAAAAACACAATACAACAATTGTGAAAAATCTTCATTTACTTTGATAGCCCCAGCCAGTGCCTGCACCGTTTGTACTCAACAACTCACTACCCTTCCAGAATTTCCACAGATTCAAATACATTATATATtagttttttaattataaaaatgatGACTTCATTAATGCAGATGAAGTGCAGCTTCAAAAGCAGCAGCATCCTAACATTATTTCAGAAAATCTGGATGAAAACATACTGCATCAACATATTTATTCATGCCTTCTCTGGGCAcagcaaaaaaacaaaaaacctttTGTGCAAGAGAAAAACCTTTGATTAACATCAGTAGAAGTGAGAATTTGAGatctgagttaaaaaaaaataaataaataaataaataattatttggttGATAGCAGGTGAGGACCTGTTGAGTGCATTTTAAAAACAGGATACAAGAAAGACCACATCCCTGAATAACAAAGATCTGACAAACGAAATGAAAGAACAAAACACCACAACCAACATAAATTGGACATTTTACTGAAGCAGCCATCAAcagtattgaaaaaaaaaagatatttaatTGATTATGGTTATTCAATGTATGTCAAAGGTTGATTAAGTTAAATTTACAGGAAGTCTTGTCACAATACAAGggctgtatgtatgtatgtatgtatgtatacacAGCAAATGAATGAGAGAACAGTTTAAAAGATATAAACTGCATTGCTATGCTACCAAAGCCCCTCAGCAAATAAGCTATCAAAAATTGCCTGCTAGAAGCCGGTGCTGACATCAGCAGTTCCATTCCATGCCCATCTGATTGACCTTGCACGTTGCTGCAACCAACAATATTACAAAAAGAGCACTTCAAGTTGTACTACAACCTGATTCCACCTCCAACAACACTTCTAACTTTAGAAACAGAGATACTTATGCCAAGCCAAATTGTTTTTCCATAAATCCcaaaaaatattgaaatttatCTCACTGACGAAAAAATATGAGCACTAAAAATGGACTGTTTGTCACTGGAAAACCTTGGTAAAGAATCAAGTTGCAACATCCTAATATCAACCGATACAAACGCCTTTTCTACATAAATACAACTCTAACTATTAAAGGCTATCTCAGAAGTACTGATATTCTCATTACTTAACTAAGGAGCACATAATGGTAGTCTGCTTAAGCATGGGAACAAACAAAGATGAATGCCAAGCATAAATAAAGGAGACATTCTCCttcaacaaataacaaacaagaattaaacaCTGTAAGTttataacaaacaaacaaaaaaaaaaagcatgTATTTGTTTCCATCAAGTTTCCAGACAAAGCGACTGCATGGTATGCAAATTTTAAGAAAATGGCAGTGACAATGTTTATTGAATGCATGCAGCAGACAAATGACAAATGGGGATGATATCTCACCTATTAATAATAGAAATTGTAATGGAACCGGGGAGAAGACTAGGCGACCTCAACAAATCAAATAAAATGAACAAGGATCTATTTGCTTCTGACTGGAGTGCAATTGAATCCAGAACAGGGTGACCACCAGACAACCATGAAATATTGAACATCTGTGCACTT is a window of Lactuca sativa cultivar Salinas chromosome 1, Lsat_Salinas_v11, whole genome shotgun sequence DNA encoding:
- the LOC111894739 gene encoding uncharacterized protein LOC111894739 isoform X2, with the protein product MAASQREQALSLLAAANNHGDLAVKLSSLKQAKDILLSADLSLLSDELFPYLVELQSCHEALVRKTLVEVVEEISLKAMEYSQLLMQVLLTLLTDPDSVVARQAIVAGTHIFCEVLDALAFQFHRHGIVERWLEEIWSWMIKFKDSVFQVALEARSVGPRLLAIKFLETCVLLFMPDNDSRGHATEVARSAQMFNISWLSGGHPVLDSIALQSEANRSLFILFDLLRSPSLLPGSITISIINSLAIIARRRPVHYSSVVSALVDFDGNFIAKGAHNASIQYSLRTAYLGFLRCTHPVIMESRDKLLKILRAMNAGDAADQVMRQVDKMLRNSARDARANKDEQQPSSHMLMSGGDMARKRSTPMDQEHSDSSSKRSRYACSNGSDDHSVNGVSAKMPPLDNGLSPVEQMIAMIGALLAEGERGAESLEILISQIHPDLLADIVVTNMKHLPKSPPPLTRLSSQLVPRPSAAPLSPTPTSNTLLQSDPKRDSRRDPRRHDPRRVVGTPSDHIVEDAAQSGLPESDFDASLLFRQPQPTPPVEDKSEILIPKIETKFHTPENQSSFKEQVPNEQVGPDVKLNIVSDVAISSVDSHEQKSTDIITMTDEGHLPSSSFMDDDQLSPPGRVETPVMEETSVDLPAVPSYVELTEEQQRDARKMAIKRIIDSYKQLRGAEFMQTRMALLSRLVAQVDADDDVILMMQKHIVSDYQHQKGHELVMHVLYHLHAVRVSDSAQDSSGAVVYDKFLLGVAKCLLDALPASDKSLSRLFSEAPFLPESAFELLDEICCSDNNCGKDIRDGDRVTQGLGSLWSLILGRPHERQAFLDIALKCAVHPKDDIRAKAIRLVANKLYVISFISEKIEDFATNKLLSAVNRPVSGAGAELSVCGANEQRPEGQFQMGNQETSVSGSQISEPGTSESESMSPAQAQQHLSLFFALCTKKPSLLQLVFDKYDHAPKAVKQAVHRHVPILIRALGPSYSDLLSIISDPPQGSENLLTQVLHVLCEGTTPSADLIETVKRLYKTKLKDAAILIPILSSFTKNEVLPVFPRLVQLPLDKFQTALAHILQGSAHMGPALTPAEVLVAIHDISPEKDGVPLKKIMDACSACFEQRTVFTQQVLAKALNQMVDQTPLPLLFMRTVIQAMDAFPKLVDFVMELLSKLVSKQVWRMPKLWVGFLKCISQTQPHSFRVLLQLPSPQLEGALNKYGSLRGPLAAYASQPNIKSSLPRSTLQALGLGLETESLASSFNNPADKSAKGPNVTIIHT
- the LOC111894739 gene encoding uncharacterized protein LOC111894739 isoform X4, with the protein product MAASQREQALSLLAAANNHGDLAVKLSSLKQAKDILLSADLSLLSDELFPYLVELQSCHEALVRKTLVEVVEEISLKAMEYSQLLMQVLLTLLTDPDSVVARQAIVAGTHIFCEVLDALAFQFHRHGIVERWLEEIWSWMIKFKDSVFQVALEARSVGPRLLAIKFLETCVLLFMPDNDSRGHATEAVARSAQMFNISWLSGGHPVLDSIALQSEANRSLFILFDLLRSPSLLPGSITISIINSLAIIARRRPVHYSSVVSALVDFDGNFIAKGAHNASIQYSLRTAYLGFLRCTHPVIMESRDKLLKILRAMNAGDAADQVMRQVDKMLRNSARDARANKDEQQPSSHMLMSGGDMARKRSTPMDQEHSDSSSKRSRYACSNGSDDHSVNGVSAKMPPLDNGLSPVEQMIAMIGALLAEGERGAESLEILISQIHPDLLADIVVTNMKHLPKSPPPLTRLSSQLVPRPSAAPLSPTPTSNTLLQSDPKRDSRRDPRRHDPRRVVGTPSDHIVEDAAQSGLPESDFDASLLFRQPQPTPPVEDKSEILIPKIETKFHTPENQSSFKEQVPNEQVGPDVKLNIVSDVAISSVDSHEQKSTDIITMTDEGHLPSSSFMDDDQLSPPGRVETPVMEETSVDLPAVPSYVELTEEQQRDARKMAIKRIIDSYKQLRGAEFMQTRMALLSRLVAQVDADDDVILMMQKHIVSDYQHQKGHELVMHVLYHLHAVRVSDSAQDSSGAVVYDKFLLGVAKCLLDALPASDKSLSRLFSEAPFLPESAFELLDEICCSDNNCGKDIRDGDRVTQGLGSLWSLILGRPHERQAFLDIALKCAVHPKDDIRAKAIRLVANKLYVISFISEKIEDFATNKLLSAVNRPVSGAGAELSVCGANEQRPEGQFQMGNQETSVSGSQISEPGTSESESMSPAQAQQHLSLFFALCTKKPSLLQLVFDKYDHAPKAVKQAVHRHVPILIRALGPSYSDLLSIISDPPQGSENLLTQVLHVLCEGTTPSADLIETVKRLYKTKLKDAAILIPILSSFTKNEVLPVFPRLVQLPLDKFQTALAHILQGSAHMGPALTPAEVLVAIHDISPEKDGVPLKKIMDACSACFEQRTVFTQQVLAKALNQMVDQTPLPLLFMRTVIQAMDAFPKLVDFVMELLSKLVSKQVWRMPKLWVGFLKCISQTQPHSFRVLLQLPSPQLEGALNKYGSLRGPLAAYASQPNIKSSLPS
- the LOC111894739 gene encoding uncharacterized protein LOC111894739 isoform X3 — protein: MAASQREQALSLLAAANNHGDLAVKLSSLKQAKDILLSADLSLLSDELFPYLVELQSCHEALVRKTLVEVVEEISLKAMEYSQLLMQVLLTLLTDPDSVVARQAIVAGTHIFCEVLDALAFQFHRHGIVERWLEEIWSWMIKFKDSVFQVALEARSVGPRLLAIKFLETCVLLFMPDNDSRGHATEAVARSAQMFNISWLSGGHPVLDSIALQSEANRSLFILFDLLRSPSLLPGSITISIINSLAIIARRRPVHYSSVVSALVDFDGNFIAKGAHNASIQYSLRTAYLGFLRCTHPVIMESRDKLLKILRAMNAGDAADQVMRQVDKMLRNSARDARANKDEQQPSSHMLMSGGDMARKRSTPMDQEHSDSSSKRSRYACSNGSDDHSVNGVSAKMPPLDNGLSPVEQMIAMIGALLAEGERGAESLEILISQIHPDLLADIVVTNMKHLPKSPPPLTRLSSQLVPRPSAAPLSPTPTSNTLLQSDPKRDSRRDPRRHDPRRVVGTPSDHIVEDAAQSGLPESDFDASLLFRQPQPTPPVEDKSEILIPKIETKFHTPENQSSFKEQVPNEQVGPDVKLNIVSDVAISSVDSHEQKSTDIITMTDEGHLPSSSFMDDDQLSPPGRVETPVMEETSVDLPAVPSYVELTEEQQRDARKMAIKRIIDSYKQLRGAEFMQTRMALLSRLVAQVDADDDVILMMQKHIVSDYQHQKGHELVMHVLYHLHAVRVSDSAQDSSGAVVYDKFLLGVAKCLLDALPASDKSLSRLFSEAPFLPESAFELLDEICCSDNNCGKDIRDGDRVTQGLGSLWSLILGRPHERQAFLDIALKCAVHPKDDIRAKAIRLVANKLYVISFISEKIEDFATNKLLSAVNRPVSGAGAELSVCGANEQRPEGQMGNQETSVSGSQISEPGTSESESMSPAQAQQHLSLFFALCTKKPSLLQLVFDKYDHAPKAVKQAVHRHVPILIRALGPSYSDLLSIISDPPQGSENLLTQVLHVLCEGTTPSADLIETVKRLYKTKLKDAAILIPILSSFTKNEVLPVFPRLVQLPLDKFQTALAHILQGSAHMGPALTPAEVLVAIHDISPEKDGVPLKKIMDACSACFEQRTVFTQQVLAKALNQMVDQTPLPLLFMRTVIQAMDAFPKLVDFVMELLSKLVSKQVWRMPKLWVGFLKCISQTQPHSFRVLLQLPSPQLEGALNKYGSLRGPLAAYASQPNIKSSLPRSTLQALGLGLETESLASSFNNPADKSAKGPNVTIIHT
- the LOC111894739 gene encoding uncharacterized protein LOC111894739 isoform X1: MAASQREQALSLLAAANNHGDLAVKLSSLKQAKDILLSADLSLLSDELFPYLVELQSCHEALVRKTLVEVVEEISLKAMEYSQLLMQVLLTLLTDPDSVVARQAIVAGTHIFCEVLDALAFQFHRHGIVERWLEEIWSWMIKFKDSVFQVALEARSVGPRLLAIKFLETCVLLFMPDNDSRGHATEAVARSAQMFNISWLSGGHPVLDSIALQSEANRSLFILFDLLRSPSLLPGSITISIINSLAIIARRRPVHYSSVVSALVDFDGNFIAKGAHNASIQYSLRTAYLGFLRCTHPVIMESRDKLLKILRAMNAGDAADQVMRQVDKMLRNSARDARANKDEQQPSSHMLMSGGDMARKRSTPMDQEHSDSSSKRSRYACSNGSDDHSVNGVSAKMPPLDNGLSPVEQMIAMIGALLAEGERGAESLEILISQIHPDLLADIVVTNMKHLPKSPPPLTRLSSQLVPRPSAAPLSPTPTSNTLLQSDPKRDSRRDPRRHDPRRVVGTPSDHIVEDAAQSGLPESDFDASLLFRQPQPTPPVEDKSEILIPKIETKFHTPENQSSFKEQVPNEQVGPDVKLNIVSDVAISSVDSHEQKSTDIITMTDEGHLPSSSFMDDDQLSPPGRVETPVMEETSVDLPAVPSYVELTEEQQRDARKMAIKRIIDSYKQLRGAEFMQTRMALLSRLVAQVDADDDVILMMQKHIVSDYQHQKGHELVMHVLYHLHAVRVSDSAQDSSGAVVYDKFLLGVAKCLLDALPASDKSLSRLFSEAPFLPESAFELLDEICCSDNNCGKDIRDGDRVTQGLGSLWSLILGRPHERQAFLDIALKCAVHPKDDIRAKAIRLVANKLYVISFISEKIEDFATNKLLSAVNRPVSGAGAELSVCGANEQRPEGQFQMGNQETSVSGSQISEPGTSESESMSPAQAQQHLSLFFALCTKKPSLLQLVFDKYDHAPKAVKQAVHRHVPILIRALGPSYSDLLSIISDPPQGSENLLTQVLHVLCEGTTPSADLIETVKRLYKTKLKDAAILIPILSSFTKNEVLPVFPRLVQLPLDKFQTALAHILQGSAHMGPALTPAEVLVAIHDISPEKDGVPLKKIMDACSACFEQRTVFTQQVLAKALNQMVDQTPLPLLFMRTVIQAMDAFPKLVDFVMELLSKLVSKQVWRMPKLWVGFLKCISQTQPHSFRVLLQLPSPQLEGALNKYGSLRGPLAAYASQPNIKSSLPRSTLQALGLGLETESLASSFNNPADKSAKGPNVTIIHT